A part of Eubacterium sp. AB3007 genomic DNA contains:
- a CDS encoding cobyric acid synthase, translating into MKKAMCVMIQGTMSDAGKSVVAAGLCRVFRQDGYKVAPFKSQNMALNSYVTRDGKEMGRAQVMQAEAAMIEPDVRMNPILLKPSSDTGSQIIVLGEIRDEMSAVDYFRFKHKLFPEVKKAFDELAEENDIIVIEGAGSPAEINLREDDIANMGMAQMVDAPVLLVGDIDRGGVFAQLYGTAELMLPEEKARIEGLVINKFRGDPEILRPGLSMLEEKTGIPVLGVIPMLKVDLDDEDSLAPRLTKEAVDRPLDVCVVRVPRLSNFTDFSVLEEHPAIGVRYARRPEELKEPDLVVLPGTKNTMDDLVWLRESGMEAKILQAADRGTPVLGVCGGYQMLGEELYNPEHTEGDREYLHGLGLLPVTTTFTPEKTRTRVQGEVVSGPLAGAALDAYEIHMGETIVRGEDFCRLTDGSLDGCFSGNCYGTYLHGLFDTGALTEKLAIWLAECKGIDIDDLKPMDHRAYAQREYDKLADGVRAALDIEKIYEIMREYQRHGEE; encoded by the coding sequence ATGAAAAAAGCGATGTGTGTGATGATTCAGGGAACCATGTCCGATGCCGGAAAGAGCGTGGTGGCAGCCGGGCTTTGCCGGGTATTCCGGCAGGATGGGTACAAGGTGGCGCCCTTTAAGAGTCAGAACATGGCGCTGAACAGTTATGTCACTCGGGACGGCAAGGAGATGGGACGAGCGCAGGTGATGCAGGCGGAAGCGGCCATGATCGAGCCAGACGTGCGGATGAACCCTATCCTGCTGAAACCCTCCAGCGATACCGGTAGTCAGATCATCGTGTTGGGGGAGATCCGGGATGAGATGTCCGCTGTGGACTATTTCAGATTCAAGCACAAACTGTTCCCGGAGGTGAAGAAGGCATTTGATGAACTGGCGGAGGAGAATGACATCATCGTCATCGAAGGCGCCGGCAGTCCGGCGGAGATAAACCTGAGAGAGGACGACATCGCCAACATGGGAATGGCGCAGATGGTGGATGCTCCCGTGCTTCTGGTGGGGGATATCGACCGGGGCGGTGTGTTCGCCCAGCTCTATGGAACAGCGGAACTGATGCTCCCGGAGGAAAAGGCCAGGATCGAAGGGCTGGTGATCAACAAGTTCCGTGGAGATCCTGAGATCCTGCGGCCGGGGCTGTCCATGCTGGAGGAAAAGACCGGCATTCCGGTACTGGGTGTGATCCCCATGCTGAAGGTGGATCTGGACGATGAGGATTCCCTGGCGCCACGGCTCACGAAAGAAGCCGTCGACCGCCCACTGGATGTCTGCGTGGTTCGGGTCCCACGGCTGTCGAATTTCACGGACTTCTCCGTGCTGGAGGAGCATCCGGCCATCGGCGTACGGTACGCCCGCCGTCCGGAGGAACTGAAGGAACCGGATCTTGTCGTGCTCCCTGGCACAAAGAATACCATGGATGATCTGGTGTGGCTGCGAGAGAGCGGCATGGAGGCGAAGATCCTGCAGGCGGCAGACCGGGGAACGCCGGTGCTGGGTGTATGTGGTGGCTATCAGATGCTGGGAGAGGAACTCTACAATCCGGAGCATACGGAAGGGGATCGGGAGTACCTCCACGGACTGGGACTGCTGCCGGTAACGACCACGTTCACGCCCGAAAAGACCCGTACACGGGTGCAGGGAGAGGTGGTGTCAGGCCCCTTGGCCGGGGCGGCGTTGGATGCCTACGAGATCCATATGGGCGAGACCATCGTCCGGGGCGAGGACTTCTGCAGGCTGACAGACGGAAGCCTGGACGGCTGCTTCAGCGGCAATTGCTACGGGACCTATCTCCACGGGCTTTTCGATACGGGCGCACTGACGGAGAAACTGGCCATTTGGCTGGCCGAGTGCAAGGGTATCGATATCGATGATCTGAAGCCCATGGATCACCGGGCTTATGCCCAGAGAGAGTATGACAAGCTGGCCGATGGAGTTCGGGCAGCCCTGGATATCGAGAAGATCTACGAGATCATGAGGGAATACCAGAGACACGGGGAGGAATAA
- a CDS encoding cobalt-precorrin 5A hydrolase: MKLKYLAFSEQGEVLARRIAETLGGEVTRSRKSYGSYAWTADNFRCADGLVYVGASGIAVRSIAPHLVDKAHDPAVIVIDERGNFVISLVSGHLGGANDLARRIAALIDGLPVITTATDVNGVFAVDAWARVQGCHLLEKERILGIATRLLAGKSVRFASPFTVGGEVPDGIQVIPAGEPADICLDVFVQGKALHIVPQVVTLGIGCRRGTVQEKIEAAWRAMCTETGLAEEAVVGVASIDLKKDEKGLQAFCREHGWPFRTYSAGELKEVPGEFTASELVKKVTGVDNVCERSALAEAGGQLLLRKFAKDGVTIAAAARAFTPDWRDKDD, translated from the coding sequence ATGAAACTTAAGTATCTGGCTTTTTCTGAGCAGGGCGAGGTCTTGGCCCGGCGGATCGCAGAAACACTGGGCGGGGAGGTGACCCGAAGCCGCAAGTCTTACGGCAGCTACGCGTGGACAGCGGATAATTTCAGGTGTGCGGATGGGCTGGTCTACGTGGGAGCATCCGGTATCGCGGTGCGGAGCATCGCCCCTCATCTGGTAGACAAAGCCCACGATCCCGCGGTGATCGTCATCGACGAAAGAGGGAACTTCGTGATTTCCCTGGTGTCAGGACATCTGGGCGGTGCCAACGATCTGGCCCGCAGGATCGCAGCGCTGATCGACGGTTTGCCGGTGATCACCACGGCCACTGATGTAAACGGTGTATTTGCGGTAGATGCCTGGGCGAGGGTACAGGGATGCCATCTGTTGGAGAAGGAACGGATCCTGGGTATCGCCACCCGGCTCCTGGCAGGGAAGAGTGTGCGGTTTGCCAGCCCGTTTACAGTTGGCGGAGAGGTGCCGGATGGTATACAGGTGATACCGGCCGGGGAGCCGGCGGACATCTGCCTGGATGTTTTTGTGCAGGGGAAGGCACTGCATATCGTGCCGCAGGTGGTGACTTTGGGCATCGGTTGCCGACGGGGGACAGTGCAGGAGAAGATCGAAGCCGCCTGGAGGGCAATGTGTACGGAGACAGGGCTCGCAGAAGAGGCAGTCGTCGGCGTTGCCAGCATCGACCTGAAAAAGGACGAGAAGGGACTGCAGGCGTTTTGCCGGGAGCATGGGTGGCCTTTCCGGACGTATAGTGCCGGGGAACTGAAGGAAGTCCCCGGAGAATTCACCGCTTCGGAGCTGGTAAAGAAGGTGACCGGTGTGGACAATGTGTGTGAGCGGAGCGCTCTGGCGGAGGCCGGAGGGCAGTTACTGCTCAGGAAGTTTGCTAAGGATGGTGTGACCATTGCCGCTGCGGCAAGGGCGTTCACACCGGATTGGAGAGACAAGGATGACTAG
- a CDS encoding histidinol-phosphate transaminase, with translation MEKRLTHGGDWQSYLDKYGEMPLDFSANVSPLGVPAGVTEAIRKAADKLELYPDPLARELSVAIARHCGVKPAQVLCGGGGADLIYRAALGLAPRRALVTAPAFAEYEDALQNAGCEVLRFPLKEGENFRVGPEILDALREDIDMVFLCEPNNPTGVTTDPELLAKIAKVCREREIILFLDESFNEFLEDPEGHSMMCRLEEFPNMLILRAFTKLYAMAGARLGYLLTASPAAMEKMRAAGQPWAVSELAQEAGLAALKETEYVERVRALVLEERGFVQRGLENLGLAVIPGEANYFLFRGPADLADRMEAHGILLRRCDNYCGLGPGWFRTAVRTHAENERLLRTMEIVLMR, from the coding sequence ATGGAAAAACGACTGACCCATGGAGGAGACTGGCAGAGCTACCTGGATAAGTATGGAGAGATGCCGCTGGATTTTTCGGCCAACGTCAGTCCACTGGGGGTTCCGGCAGGGGTGACAGAGGCGATCCGGAAGGCGGCAGATAAGCTAGAGCTTTACCCGGATCCGCTTGCCCGGGAACTGAGTGTGGCTATCGCCCGGCACTGCGGCGTGAAACCGGCGCAGGTGCTGTGTGGTGGTGGCGGCGCAGACCTGATCTATCGCGCCGCCCTGGGCCTGGCGCCGCGCAGGGCACTGGTGACGGCGCCCGCATTCGCAGAATATGAGGATGCGCTGCAGAATGCCGGTTGTGAAGTGCTTCGTTTTCCGCTGAAGGAAGGAGAGAACTTCCGGGTAGGACCGGAAATTTTGGATGCTTTGCGGGAGGACATCGACATGGTCTTCCTGTGCGAGCCCAACAACCCCACCGGTGTGACCACGGATCCGGAACTCCTTGCAAAGATCGCGAAGGTTTGCAGGGAACGAGAGATCATCCTGTTCCTGGACGAATCCTTCAATGAGTTTTTGGAGGATCCGGAAGGGCATAGTATGATGTGTCGGCTGGAAGAGTTTCCAAACATGCTGATCCTGCGCGCCTTTACCAAGTTATATGCCATGGCGGGGGCGCGGCTTGGGTATCTGCTGACGGCAAGCCCCGCGGCCATGGAGAAGATGCGGGCCGCGGGGCAACCCTGGGCCGTGTCTGAGTTAGCGCAGGAGGCAGGGCTGGCGGCACTTAAGGAAACGGAATACGTGGAAAGAGTGAGGGCCTTGGTCCTGGAGGAACGAGGCTTTGTGCAGAGGGGTTTGGAAAACCTGGGACTTGCCGTGATTCCGGGAGAGGCCAATTATTTTCTGTTTCGGGGGCCTGCGGATCTGGCGGACCGGATGGAAGCGCATGGGATCCTGCTCCGGCGGTGCGACAACTACTGCGGGCTGGGCCCGGGATGGTTTCGGACGGCAGTACGGACGCATGCAGAGAACGAGCGGCTGCTACGAACCATGGAAATTGTGTTGATGAGATGA
- the cobK gene encoding precorrin-6A reductase: protein MKVLIFSGTSDGRELSEILVEEGHQVIVSVATEYGEEEQASVVGVSVVTGRRDREDMVSMLRGIDLCVDATHPYAVEVSENIRAACQEAGVLLKRLVRPAEKTSDRCAMTIVPSVEAAVAYLTQHPGRVLLTTGSKDLPAYGVLGGERLYPRVLPTASSLASCEAAGIPHRNIIAMQGPFSDRLNRALMDQFCIDLMVTKESGKAGGFMDKVRAAEEEGVFTIVIARPQDSGESMEEIVAYCRRRI, encoded by the coding sequence ATGAAGGTATTGATATTCAGCGGGACTTCGGACGGTCGGGAACTATCGGAGATCCTGGTAGAGGAGGGTCACCAGGTAATCGTTTCTGTGGCCACCGAATATGGCGAAGAAGAACAGGCCTCGGTTGTGGGAGTATCTGTGGTAACAGGACGAAGAGACCGGGAAGATATGGTGTCCATGCTCCGTGGTATAGATCTGTGTGTGGATGCCACCCATCCCTATGCGGTAGAGGTGTCGGAGAACATCCGGGCGGCCTGTCAGGAGGCAGGCGTGCTTTTGAAAAGGCTGGTGCGTCCTGCAGAAAAGACTTCGGACAGGTGCGCCATGACAATCGTGCCCTCGGTAGAGGCGGCGGTAGCTTACCTGACGCAGCATCCAGGGCGTGTGCTCCTGACCACTGGTTCCAAGGATCTGCCGGCTTACGGAGTGCTGGGAGGAGAGCGGTTATATCCCCGGGTGCTTCCGACAGCATCCAGTCTGGCTTCCTGCGAGGCCGCGGGGATCCCGCACCGCAACATCATCGCCATGCAAGGTCCCTTTTCGGATCGCCTGAACCGGGCGCTGATGGACCAGTTCTGCATCGATCTTATGGTCACCAAGGAGAGCGGCAAGGCCGGCGGGTTCATGGACAAAGTCCGGGCCGCAGAGGAGGAAGGGGTGTTCACCATCGTGATCGCCCGGCCTCAGGACAGCGGCGAATCCATGGAAGAGATCGTTGCGTATTGCAGGAGAAGAATATGA
- the cbiE gene encoding precorrin-6y C5,15-methyltransferase (decarboxylating) subunit CbiE — translation MKEIILAGMGSGREDMTTLGVNKAILSADLVIGAARLLEDLEEIIQGRTQKAVIARDVMAAIEAAPEKNITVVYSGDTGFYSGSKQLIPLLREKGYSFEVRPGLSSIQLLAAALGESWQDWNLFSAHGRQLDPVGAVMQGKPAFFLTGGELTPEVLCRQLTEAGLGDLPVAVGEQLGTGYQRIIRGSAAELADQTFDSLSVMLIEKASAAEVVTFGPGIPDEKFLRGKVPMTKRDVRAAILARLQPAAGETLWDVGAGTGSVSVEMALATQMGQVYAVETNPEGVELIEQNRRRFGAWNIHVTAGMAPAALSDLPAPDAVFLGGTKGSMLPSIECALSKNPKARFCVTAILLETAMEAIDILQKKGLAVEVTQIQVTEGKPVAGKHMMLANNPVFVISGRWEEPEGECHA, via the coding sequence ATGAAAGAAATAATACTGGCAGGGATGGGCAGCGGCCGGGAGGACATGACCACCCTGGGAGTGAACAAAGCCATATTAAGTGCTGATCTGGTGATCGGAGCAGCGCGGCTTCTAGAGGATCTGGAAGAGATCATTCAGGGAAGAACACAGAAGGCGGTCATCGCCAGAGATGTGATGGCAGCCATCGAAGCAGCACCGGAGAAGAACATCACCGTGGTGTACAGCGGGGATACAGGGTTTTACTCTGGGAGCAAGCAGCTGATCCCCCTGCTGCGGGAGAAGGGCTATTCATTTGAGGTGCGTCCAGGCCTCTCCAGCATCCAGCTGTTGGCGGCCGCCTTGGGCGAGTCCTGGCAGGACTGGAATCTGTTCTCCGCCCATGGACGCCAGCTGGATCCTGTGGGAGCGGTGATGCAGGGGAAACCCGCTTTCTTTCTGACGGGAGGGGAGCTGACGCCAGAGGTTCTCTGCAGGCAGCTTACGGAGGCCGGTCTGGGCGATCTGCCGGTGGCGGTGGGTGAACAGCTGGGAACCGGGTATCAAAGAATCATACGGGGGTCAGCGGCGGAGCTGGCTGACCAGACCTTTGATTCCCTGTCAGTGATGCTGATAGAAAAGGCATCGGCTGCAGAAGTGGTGACATTCGGCCCGGGGATCCCGGATGAGAAGTTTCTCCGAGGCAAGGTGCCCATGACAAAACGGGACGTGCGGGCTGCCATCCTTGCACGCCTGCAGCCCGCTGCAGGGGAGACCCTGTGGGACGTGGGGGCCGGCACGGGAAGCGTATCGGTAGAGATGGCCCTTGCCACACAGATGGGACAGGTCTATGCGGTGGAAACCAACCCGGAAGGGGTGGAACTGATCGAACAGAATCGACGCCGGTTTGGCGCCTGGAATATCCATGTTACCGCCGGGATGGCGCCGGCAGCACTCTCTGACCTGCCGGCGCCGGATGCAGTGTTCCTGGGAGGCACCAAAGGGAGCATGCTCCCAAGCATTGAGTGTGCCCTGTCAAAGAATCCGAAGGCGAGGTTTTGTGTCACCGCCATCCTGCTGGAGACAGCTATGGAAGCGATTGATATTCTCCAGAAGAAGGGACTGGCTGTGGAGGTGACCCAGATCCAGGTCACAGAAGGGAAGCCGGTGGCTGGTAAACACATGATGCTGGCCAACAACCCGGTGTTTGTCATCAGTGGGAGATGGGAGGAACCGGAAGGAGAATGCCATGCGTAA
- a CDS encoding cobyrinate a,c-diamide synthase, producing the protein MRKIMFAAPASGTGKTAVTCGMLTILARKGFSPCAFKCGPDYIDPMFHRSVLDMESHNLDLFLASPDRVREMFHRYSKGYGISVCEGVMGFYDGVGGTTTEAGAWHLADTLDLPVILVVRPKGASLTIAAQIRGLQDFRQNSHICGVLLNDCSTMLFQTLGPMIEKECGIPVVGYLPHMEEAMFESRHLGLYTAGEIKDLRSRLDAIADQIDQTVDLDRLLTIAECDDEAFRGDVMESARQKEDFVPVRIAVARDDAFCFLYEETLDTLRDAGAELVFFSPLTEGALPEDIGGLYIPGGYPELYAEQLSANRSMLKSVRTAVLNGLPTIAECGGFLYLHDELGDADGRLWPMGGVIHGTATRQNRLVRFGYSEINGGNSMLFRQGESYRVHEFHYWDSDANGQAIHAVKPVSGRSWDEAYATDTLYAGFPHLYLAGKPELAARFVEAARKGGVL; encoded by the coding sequence ATGCGTAAAATCATGTTCGCCGCGCCTGCCTCCGGTACCGGAAAGACCGCTGTCACCTGCGGAATGCTCACCATTCTGGCCAGAAAAGGGTTCTCACCCTGCGCCTTCAAGTGTGGTCCGGATTACATCGATCCCATGTTCCATCGTTCAGTATTGGATATGGAGAGCCACAACCTGGACCTCTTTCTGGCTAGCCCGGATCGGGTCAGGGAGATGTTTCACAGATATTCTAAAGGCTACGGTATCTCCGTATGCGAAGGCGTGATGGGATTCTATGATGGAGTGGGTGGTACCACCACCGAAGCCGGCGCCTGGCATCTGGCGGATACCCTGGATCTGCCCGTGATCCTTGTGGTGCGTCCCAAGGGTGCCAGTCTTACCATTGCGGCCCAGATCAGAGGACTGCAGGATTTTCGGCAGAACAGCCACATCTGCGGGGTGCTGCTGAATGATTGTTCTACTATGCTTTTCCAGACACTGGGGCCCATGATCGAGAAAGAGTGCGGCATCCCAGTGGTCGGTTATCTGCCCCACATGGAAGAGGCGATGTTTGAGAGTCGTCATTTGGGGCTCTATACCGCGGGAGAGATCAAAGATCTGCGGTCTCGGCTGGATGCCATCGCAGACCAGATAGACCAAACCGTAGATCTGGATCGGCTTCTGACGATCGCAGAATGCGATGACGAGGCGTTCAGAGGCGATGTGATGGAATCGGCCCGGCAGAAGGAAGACTTTGTGCCGGTGCGGATCGCCGTGGCCCGTGATGATGCGTTTTGCTTTCTATACGAGGAAACGCTGGACACGTTACGTGATGCCGGTGCGGAGCTGGTGTTCTTCAGTCCGCTTACGGAAGGCGCACTGCCGGAGGACATTGGAGGGCTTTATATTCCGGGAGGTTACCCAGAGTTATACGCCGAGCAGTTGTCCGCGAATCGTTCCATGCTCAAGTCCGTTCGGACGGCCGTTCTGAATGGTCTGCCCACCATCGCGGAGTGTGGCGGATTCCTGTACCTCCACGATGAACTGGGGGATGCGGATGGAAGGCTTTGGCCAATGGGCGGCGTGATTCATGGAACCGCTACCCGCCAAAATCGCCTTGTGCGGTTTGGGTACAGCGAGATCAATGGCGGGAACAGTATGCTATTCCGACAGGGGGAATCCTACAGGGTGCATGAGTTTCACTACTGGGATTCCGATGCCAATGGCCAGGCTATCCACGCTGTTAAACCTGTAAGCGGCCGCAGCTGGGATGAGGCCTATGCCACGGACACGCTGTATGCCGGATTCCCGCATCTATATCTGGCAGGGAAGCCGGAGCTTGCTGCAAGGTTCGTAGAGGCAGCCAGGAAAGGCGGCGTGCTGTAG
- the cobM gene encoding precorrin-4 C(11)-methyltransferase produces the protein MVHFVGAGPGAPDLITMRGAELLKKADSIIFAGSLVNPALLDMAKEGCDIYDSAVMTLEEVLQVMKDNEQNGKETVRLHTGDMSLYGAIREQMDRLDEMGIQYDDTPGVSAFSGAASAICAEYTLPGISQSVIITRMEGKTPVPEGESIASFAEHGATMVLFLSSGMIPKLREELLKGAYTEDTPVAIVYKATWPDQKVIRCTLKDMAQRAEEENITRLALIMVGDFLGKEYDRSLLYHPKFATGYREASE, from the coding sequence ATGGTACATTTTGTTGGGGCAGGCCCTGGAGCGCCGGATCTCATCACCATGAGAGGCGCAGAACTTTTGAAGAAGGCAGACAGTATTATCTTTGCAGGAAGCCTGGTGAATCCGGCCCTGCTGGATATGGCCAAGGAAGGCTGCGACATCTATGACAGCGCCGTCATGACGCTGGAGGAGGTGCTGCAGGTCATGAAGGACAACGAGCAGAACGGCAAGGAGACCGTTCGCCTGCACACCGGAGACATGAGCCTGTATGGGGCCATTCGGGAGCAGATGGACAGGTTGGATGAGATGGGGATCCAATACGACGATACACCCGGTGTCTCCGCTTTTTCCGGAGCAGCTTCTGCCATCTGCGCCGAGTACACCCTTCCTGGCATCAGTCAGAGCGTGATCATCACCCGTATGGAGGGAAAGACGCCGGTTCCGGAGGGCGAGAGCATCGCCAGTTTTGCGGAACACGGGGCTACTATGGTCCTCTTCCTGAGTTCCGGGATGATTCCCAAGCTGCGGGAAGAACTGCTGAAGGGAGCTTACACCGAGGATACCCCGGTGGCCATTGTCTACAAAGCAACCTGGCCGGACCAGAAGGTGATCCGCTGTACCCTGAAGGACATGGCCCAGCGCGCTGAAGAGGAGAACATCACCCGTCTGGCGCTGATCATGGTAGGGGATTTTCTGGGAAAGGAATACGACCGCAGCCTGCTCTACCATCCTAAGTTCGCCACCGGCTATAGAGAGGCCTCGGAATAA
- the cbiB gene encoding adenosylcobinamide-phosphate synthase CbiB encodes MTDTIEGANDKVTIHYLTEHPELLVSGICLAALLLDFLLGDPSWLTHPVVIIGKGISMMERDLRRLFPKDERGERTAGTAMAVAIPLMTLVVTGVVLLMGYFIHTWIWVALELLWCWQCLAAKGLRKESMNVYRKLVPEVDLPAAREAVGRIVGRDTGDLSAEGVTKAAVETVAENYSDGVAAPLFYMAIGGAPLALMYKAINTMDSMVGYKNEKYINFGRAAARLDDVANYLPARLAALLWICAAALTGHDAKGSWRIWKRDRRNHASPNSAQTESACAGSLGIQLAGNAYYFGELYEKPTIGDPDRPIEPEDIRRTNRMMYVASVLACLLFASIRLLIMMALDGLL; translated from the coding sequence ATGACAGACACCATAGAAGGAGCAAATGACAAAGTGACGATACATTATCTTACAGAACATCCGGAACTGCTGGTCAGTGGGATCTGCCTGGCGGCGCTTTTGCTGGATTTTTTGCTGGGAGACCCCTCCTGGCTGACCCATCCGGTGGTGATCATCGGGAAGGGTATATCTATGATGGAGCGGGATCTGCGGCGCCTCTTCCCAAAGGACGAGAGAGGAGAACGGACAGCGGGCACCGCGATGGCTGTGGCGATCCCACTGATGACCCTGGTGGTAACAGGGGTCGTGCTCTTGATGGGGTACTTCATACACACGTGGATCTGGGTGGCGCTGGAACTTCTCTGGTGCTGGCAGTGCCTGGCAGCAAAGGGGCTCCGAAAGGAGAGCATGAACGTCTATCGCAAGCTGGTGCCGGAGGTGGATCTGCCTGCCGCACGGGAGGCGGTTGGTCGGATCGTGGGACGCGATACCGGAGATCTTTCCGCGGAAGGGGTCACCAAGGCGGCGGTTGAGACGGTGGCAGAGAACTACAGCGATGGCGTGGCAGCGCCGCTTTTCTACATGGCGATTGGCGGTGCCCCTCTGGCACTCATGTACAAAGCCATCAACACCATGGACAGCATGGTGGGCTATAAGAACGAGAAGTATATCAATTTCGGACGTGCGGCAGCCAGGCTGGATGATGTGGCCAATTATCTGCCGGCGCGTTTGGCAGCTTTGCTGTGGATCTGTGCGGCGGCGTTGACAGGACACGATGCCAAAGGTTCCTGGCGCATCTGGAAGAGGGACCGGAGGAATCATGCCAGTCCCAATTCGGCACAGACGGAATCTGCCTGTGCCGGATCTCTGGGGATCCAGCTGGCAGGGAATGCCTATTATTTCGGGGAGCTCTACGAGAAACCCACCATCGGGGACCCGGATCGGCCGATTGAGCCAGAAGATATTCGGAGGACCAACCGGATGATGTACGTGGCCTCCGTGCTGGCGTGTCTGCTGTTTGCCAGTATCCGACTACTGATCATGATGGCGCTGGACGGGCTGCTTTAG
- the cobJ gene encoding precorrin-3B C(17)-methyltransferase — MTRLYAVGLGPGGEEYMTQQARKAMEVSDVICGYTVYVDLVKDLYPGKEFFTTPMMQEQKRCEMALEKAQEGKTVAMVCSGDAGVYGMAGLLLQLLPDYPDVEIEVVPGVTAASSGAAVLGAPLGHDFCVISLSDLLTDWEVIEQRLRLAAKGDFAICLYNPRSHKRTEHLKRACEILMEWKEPETLCGWVKNIGREGQEKGLSTLEDLPKEPIDMFTTVFIGSSNTIDCGGRMVTPRGYEKKR, encoded by the coding sequence ATGACTAGATTGTATGCGGTGGGGCTGGGCCCCGGCGGCGAGGAGTATATGACACAGCAGGCAAGGAAGGCCATGGAGGTCTCTGACGTGATCTGCGGGTATACGGTGTATGTGGATCTTGTGAAAGATCTGTATCCTGGAAAAGAGTTTTTTACCACTCCCATGATGCAGGAACAGAAGCGCTGTGAGATGGCGCTGGAGAAAGCCCAGGAGGGGAAGACCGTGGCCATGGTCTGCAGCGGCGATGCCGGCGTGTATGGGATGGCGGGGTTGCTGCTCCAGCTTCTTCCGGATTATCCGGATGTAGAGATCGAGGTAGTGCCTGGTGTGACTGCGGCCTCTTCCGGCGCGGCAGTACTGGGAGCACCCCTTGGGCATGATTTCTGTGTGATCTCTTTGTCGGATCTGTTGACAGACTGGGAAGTGATCGAGCAGCGTCTGCGGCTGGCGGCAAAAGGGGATTTTGCCATCTGCCTCTATAACCCAAGATCGCACAAGAGAACAGAGCATCTGAAGCGGGCCTGCGAGATTCTGATGGAATGGAAGGAGCCGGAAACGCTTTGTGGTTGGGTGAAGAACATTGGCAGAGAGGGACAGGAGAAGGGGCTCTCTACTCTGGAAGATCTGCCGAAAGAGCCCATCGACATGTTCACCACTGTGTTCATTGGGTCTTCCAATACCATTGATTGTGGCGGGAGAATGGTGACCCCCAGAGGATACGAGAAGAAGAGATGA
- a CDS encoding precorrin-8X methylmutase, translated as MEFKHVLPADIERTSMGIIQKELDEKGIVIPEENLAVVRRVIHTTADFDYAENLAFTEHAVERGVEVMKEAPVIITDTNMALSGITKPTLGKLGGEAFCYMAEKAIAEKAKADGTTRAVASMTYGASEHPHAVFAVGNAPTALIKLAELMEEGLRPAMIIGVPVGFVNVVESKELILETCRRYDVPAIVALGRKGGSNVAASICNAMLYTAAGLIDPGARGWKG; from the coding sequence ATGGAATTCAAACACGTTTTGCCCGCGGACATCGAGCGGACCAGCATGGGTATCATACAGAAGGAACTGGACGAGAAAGGCATCGTGATCCCGGAAGAGAATCTGGCGGTGGTGCGCCGGGTGATCCACACCACCGCGGATTTTGACTATGCGGAGAACCTTGCCTTCACGGAGCACGCTGTGGAACGAGGCGTGGAGGTCATGAAGGAGGCACCGGTGATCATCACGGACACCAATATGGCCCTCTCCGGCATCACCAAACCGACGTTGGGTAAGCTGGGAGGAGAGGCCTTCTGCTACATGGCAGAGAAAGCCATCGCGGAGAAGGCCAAGGCAGATGGGACCACCCGGGCGGTGGCATCTATGACATACGGAGCATCGGAGCATCCCCATGCGGTCTTTGCGGTGGGGAACGCGCCCACGGCGTTGATCAAACTGGCGGAACTGATGGAGGAGGGCCTGCGGCCGGCCATGATCATCGGCGTGCCGGTGGGCTTTGTGAATGTGGTGGAGAGTAAGGAACTGATCCTGGAGACCTGCAGGAGGTATGACGTGCCGGCCATCGTGGCGCTGGGCCGCAAAGGAGGAAGCAACGTTGCCGCCTCTATCTGCAATGCCATGCTATACACGGCGGCGGGTCTCATTGATCCGGGAGCGAGGGGATGGAAGGGCTGA